A region of the Myxococcus guangdongensis genome:
TGAGCAGCACCCGCGCCTTCACCGGCGTCGCCGCGTGCTGCTCGACGAAGGCCCGCTTCTCGGTGAGCACGTAGCGCCCGTTCCACCAGAGGGACGGGCTGCCGGCGATGAACGCCTCGAACGAGGCGGGCCGCGTGAGCAGCGCGTGCACCACCAGGAGCCCGCCATAGGAGTGCCCCATCAGCGCCGTGCGCGACGTGTCCAGCGACAGGCGCGCCGCGAGCGCGGGCTCGAGCTCCTTCTTCACGAAGTCCAGGAAGCGGTCCGCCCCGCCCTGCTTCTTCGAGAACCGGTCCCCCGTGTTCGACAGGTCCGGGGCCGGCGGCGTGTAGTCCTCGCCACGCGCCTGTTCGCTCGACGCCGCGTCGCCCGGGTAGCCCAACCCGACGATGATGGGCGGCGCGGCCGGCACCCCGAAGCCCTTCGCGAGCCTCGGGAGCGCACGCGACAGCCGCTCCAGCGTGGGGAAGTGCGAGCCCCCATCCAGCAGGTAGATGACGGGGTGGCCCTCCGCGGGCGCGGGCCCCTCCGGGATGGCCACGAACATCCGGTGGGTCCGCCCGGTGTGCGTGGACGCCAGGTCGAACTGGAACGCGCCCGGCAACGTCACGGGCGCCCAGTCCACCCGGACCATCGAATCGGCGCGGGGCGTGGGCCCCGAGGAGCAGCTGGCGGTCAAGAGGCCCGCCGCGAGGAACAAGGGGATGCGCATCAGGTGAACCCGTCCATTCCAGGAGAAAACGCGGGGACGCCGCCATCGCCGCCCCGATGAAACAGAAGGCCCCCGCCAGGACATGGCGGAGGCCTTGGACGACGGATGCGAGGCTTAGCGGATGCGCAGCAGGCCGCGCACCTGGCCCTCGACCACCGTCTTCGCGTCACCCAGGCCCGTCTGCGGGGTCATGATGCGGAAGCGCGTCTGGGCGTTGTCGTTGATGAACTCGGGCAGCACCAGGAACTCGCCCGGGTTCTGGGGAATGGTGCGGCCGTTGGTGGGCACCAGGTCGTCGCGCACGACGGCCGTGGCCGTCGGAGCATCGCCGAGCGTCACCTCCCACAGGCTCCACCAGGCGCCCGTGGCCGCATGGCTCCCGTGGAAGGTCCGGCCACCCGCCACCGCGGAATCCAACGCGGCCTGCGCGGCCGTCTTGTTCATCACCCGCACGTAACCCTTGCCGGGCGCGCCGGGCAGCAGCATGGACGCGATGTCTCCGTCCGTGCCGGGGGAGACGAAGGCGTCGAGCGTGGTGAACCAGTCGTCGAACGCGCCCGTCGCGGGGTCGAAGCGAATCATGCACGGCGGCGCGGTCGTCGTGGGCGACACGAAGTGCGCGCCGGCGCCGAGCGACTCGGTGGCGTAGTAGATCTTCCCGTCCGTGTGCTTGACGCCGTCGCGCGCCCAGCCGCAGCGCGTGTCCGTCTTGACGGTGACGTCGTCGGTCTGCGTATTCACGATGACCAACGCCGTCTTCGCCGGAATCGTCTTCACGTCGCTCGAGTGCCAGCCACCGGCGATGATGACGTCATTGCCCGCGGTGACGGCCAGGCTCTGCGAATAGCGGAACGTGAACTCGCCGTCCTTGAGCTGCGACGTCAGGTCCTTGGAGCCGATGAGGGCCAGGTCCTTCGGGTTCCAGATGACCAGCTTGTAGTTCACGTGGTCGAAGTAATAGGCCTTCGACTCGCTGACGAAGTAGTGCTGGGACTGGTAGCCGTTGGTCGCCTTGACCTCCCGGCTGGCGAACGACAGCGCGGCCTCCGGCACGAGCTTCCCGGAGGCGTCGAGCGCGTAGGGCGTCATCGTCGGCTGGGCGGAGCTGCTCACGAAGAGCTTCCCGGCGCCCGGGAAGCCCGCGACGATGTACGCGTCCGCGGGCAGCTCGATGGCGTTGGCGATACCGACAGTCTTGGACTCCTGGATGTCGTCCACCGTCACCAGGTAGCTCTGGGTGTTGCCACCGGCGATGGGCACCTGGGTGATGAGCGCATAGAGCGGGTCCGGCGTCCCCGCATCCGGCGTCCCCGCGTCGGGGTCCGTCGGATTGCCAGCATCCGGCGTCGGCGTCGGGTCATCCGAATCCGAGCAGGCGGTGGCGAACAGGGCGAGAGCGAGCAGTGCGGACTTCAGCTTCATCGGGATTCCTTTGGGCGATGACTTCCTGACAGGGGACTCGAAGCGACTCAGAGGTCGACGGTGAGGCGCGCGGACAGGGCGCGCCCCGGCCGCTGGACACCGACGAGGTCGAAGGCGGCGGCGTCGGTGAGGTTGTGGAGGTTGAAGGAGAAGGAGTACGCCCGCCGCTCGTGGCGGGCGCGGTAGGTGAGCGCGGTGGAGTGCAGCACCTGCGTGTCCACGCCCGCCTTCGCGCCGCCCTGCCCCACGCTCTGCCAGGAGCGGTCGAACGAGCCGACGACGCGGGTGGTCCACTCCAGGACGAGCGCGTCGTCGCGGGAGAGCAGCCGGCTCACCTGGAAGCGCGCGGTGCCGCTGGCCTGCAGCCACGGCATGTTGGGCATGCGGTCGCCGTGGAAGCGCGCGAACTGCCCCTCCCGCGCCAGGTTCTTGAAGTGGAGCCAGGTGACGGCCCCGGTGAGCCCCACCCAGTCGCCCGGAGCGTCCCAGTCCACCCCCGCGTGCGCGCAGACGGAGCGGGCGTGGTCCACGTTCTCGTAGGCCTGCGTGGTGTCACCGGGGAACAGCTGGATGAGGTTCTCGATGTCGCGGAGACCCGCGGACGCGTTGGCGCCGAAGCGGCCCACGGGCGTCACCCACGAGAGCAGCTCCACGCCCAGGTTGGCGTTGTGGCTCGACTCGGGGGCCAGCGCCGTGTTCTCCGCCAGCAGCCCGCCGTCGCCGAAGAGCTCCTCCACCCGGGGCATCCGCGTGGCGCGCTCGTAGGACGCCTTGAGCAACAGCCAGCGCGTCAGGCTGAAGCGCAGCGTGTCGCCGAAGCCACCCGCCCAGCGGGTCTCCGACAGCCGAGCGTTCGTCCCGGAGTCGAAGCGCTGCACGTAGCCCTTCACGAACAGCGTGTTCTCCAGCCGGCCCTCCCACGCGGTCTGCCGGTGGGACAGCCCCCCGAAGCCAGACGTGAGCCCGAGCGGAATCCGCAGCGGGTCCTCCTGGCCCAGGCGCGTGAGGTAGGCGTTCTGGCCCGTCCGCTCGCTGTCGTCGGCGCCGAGCGACAGCTCCAGGTCCTCCGCGTCGAACAGCGTCCCGAGCAATCGCACACGTCCGAACAGCGCCCGGCGCTTCTGCGTGTTCTCCAGCGGGGACGAGGCAATCTCACCCGCCCGCGCCTGGGTCCCCCGGCAGACGCCATACCAGTCGTAGAGACAATTCGAGACATCGTACAGCTCGCCGATGCGCTGGTTGTATCCCGCGATGGCCAGCACCTTGAGCCGCTCGTGGGCAGACACCTCGTAGCGCAGCCCCACGCCG
Encoded here:
- a CDS encoding alpha/beta hydrolase yields the protein MRIPLFLAAGLLTASCSSGPTPRADSMVRVDWAPVTLPGAFQFDLASTHTGRTHRMFVAIPEGPAPAEGHPVIYLLDGGSHFPTLERLSRALPRLAKGFGVPAAPPIIVGLGYPGDAASSEQARGEDYTPPAPDLSNTGDRFSKKQGGADRFLDFVKKELEPALAARLSLDTSRTALMGHSYGGLLVVHALLTRPASFEAFIAGSPSLWWNGRYVLTEKRAFVEQHAATPVKARVLLTVGGLEQTPRKSQGERGMLAVERRMVDNTRELSGELSALGGGLEVRLLEFPGEDHYGAWLPMLSRGLLFFSAPVLLPGAD